The nucleotide window CATTGTCGCGGTGGAACAAGATCAGGGGTTATCCCTACCAAAACGCACTGGGGAGATAGCGCCGATAAGGATCGCCCAAACTGACAAACGCGCTGAAGCCGAAAGACTGACTGACGAAGGATTGCAACTGTTTGATCAAGGGACAGCCGAATCACTGCAACAAGCCATTGAAAAATGGGAAACAGCGCTTCCTCTGTGGCGTGAGGTGGGGGATCAATCAGCAGAGGCTTTTATTCATCTGATACTGGGTAGAGCTCATGATTTATTAGGATTCAAACAAAAAGCCCTAGATTATTATAATCAAGCCTTACCTCTCTATCAAAAACTTGAAGATCGCGTCGGGGAAGCAACAACCCTAAATAATATTGGTCTTGTCTATTCAAATTTAGGAGAGAATCAACAGGCATTGGATTACTTTCAACAGGCTTTACCCTTATTCCAGGCTGTAGGCGATCGCGCCCTTGAAGCAGTCACCCTCTCTAATATTGGTGCTGTCTATAATGCCTTAGGAGAAAAACAACGGGCATTAGAGTACTACCAACAGTCTTTACCCTTATCCCAGGCTGTAGGCGAT belongs to Coleofasciculus chthonoplastes PCC 7420 and includes:
- a CDS encoding tetratricopeptide repeat protein, producing MHYPQQQPTEKRQTCFLKSTLASRQWLVYSCHAVITIFSSIFIVAVEQDQGLSLPKRTGEIAPIRIAQTDKRAEAERLTDEGLQLFDQGTAESLQQAIEKWETALPLWREVGDQSAEAFIHLILGRAHDLLGFKQKALDYYNQALPLYQKLEDRVGEATTLNNIGLVYSNLGENQQALDYFQQALPLFQAVGDRALEAVTLSNIGAVYNALGEKQRALEYYQQSLPLSQAVGDRAGEATTLNNIGLVYAELGEKQRALEYYQQALPLSRAVGNRALEAGILNNIGLVYNDLGEKQRALEYFQQALPLKRTVGDRAGEARTLNNIGAVYSELGEKQQALEYYQQALPLSQA